The stretch of DNA TCGCCATCATCCTGAACGATCGCGCCGCGCTGTTCATCGATGGCCGCTACACGATCCAGGCGCGCAGCCAGATCGACACGGCTCTCCTCGAACTGCGCCATGTCATTGATGAGCCTCCCACTGAATGGTTGCGCAGCAATCTCAAGCGTGACCAGCGCATTGGCTATGACCCGTGGCTGCTCACCCTTGATCAGGTCGACCGCTACGCAAAGGCCTGCATGGGCGCCGGTGCCGAGCTGGTCCCGATCGAGGGAAATCTCATAGACCGGATCTGGGATGATCAGCCGGCGCGACCGGCCGCGCCCGTCGCAAGCCATCCGACCCAGTTTGCCGGGCGACGCCTGGCCGAAAAGCAGCCCGAGCTGAAAGCGGCGATAGAGCGGGCTGGCGCCACCGCGGCCGTCCTCACCCAACCCGACTCGATCGCCTGGGCCTTCAACATCCGCGGCGCCGATATTGCGCACACGCCGGTGACGCTGGCCTTCGCGATCCTTTCGACGGAAGGCAGACCTCAGCTTTTCATCTCACCAGAGAAGCTGAGCGAAGATGTCCGCGCCGAGCTCGAGCCCGATATCGAGCTGTGCCGACCGGAAGATTTTACCGACGCCTTGACCAGGCTCGGCCGCGAGGGCGCGAGCGTGCTCATTGATCCCGCTTGGACCGCCCACCGCATTGTCGACGTGCTGACCTATGCAGGGGCTAAGATCATCCGTGGCGCTGATCCCTGCATCAACCCCAAGGCCTGCAAGAACCCGATCGAGCTCGAAGGCGCCCGCATGGCCCATCGCCGCGATGCGGTGGCCATGGCGCGCTTTCTCGCCTGGTTTGATCGCGAATCCCCCTCCGGCGCCTTGGACGAGATCACCGCCGCCCGCGCCTTGGAGGCCTTCCGCCAGGATACGGGCGCGCTCAAGGAGATCAGCTTCGATACGATCTCAGCGGCAGGGCCCAACGCCGCCCTCCCGCATTACCGTGTGACCACCGAGAGCAACCGCCGGATCAGGCCGGGCGAGATCTATCTCGTGGATTCCGGTGCCCAATATCTTGATGGCACGACAGACATCACGCGCACCATGATCGTCGGTGAGCCCGCCGCCGCCATGCGCGATCGCTTTACGCGCGTGCTGAAGGGCATGATTGCGGTAACCCTTGCACGGTTTCCCCAACGCACCACCGGCGCCCAGCTTGACAGCTTCGCCCGCGCCGCTCTGTGGCAGGCGGGGGTCGATTTTGACCATGGCACCGGGCATGGCGTCGGTAGCTATCTCTCCGTTCATGAAGGACCGGCGCGGATATCCAAGACCGGCACCGTGCCGCTTGAGACCGGCATGATCCTCTCGAACGAACCCGGCTATTACAAGGAAGGCGAGTATGGCATTCGCATCGAGAACCTGGTGGTGGTGAAGACACCCGAGCCAATTGCCGGCGGCGACCGGCCGATGCACAGCTTCGAGACCCTGACGCTCGCGCCCATTGACCGGCGCCTCATTTCGGTGGACTTGCTGGATGAGCGCGAGCTTGCCTGGCTCAACGCCTATCATCGCCGGGTCGTGGAAGAGATTGGCCCGCTGCTCGATGCGGAGACCGCAGACTGGCTTGCCCAGGCGACCGCCCCGCTCTAGCCGATCAGCCAGCGCGCGGCGTTGATGGCCAGCGCCCCAACGATGAGCGTGCCGAGCAGGGGCAGTCGAAATGCGGCGATTGCGGTGATCGCCCCGGCGATCGTCTCCGCAGGTCCCGTAAGGAACAGGGTCGGGGTGACGACCGCCGTGAGC from Rhodoligotrophos sp. CJ14 encodes:
- a CDS encoding aminopeptidase P family protein: MFQEFEDASDPTKSPARIAALRNEMVRNGIDGYIVPRSDEHQGEYVAPYAERLRWLTGFSGSAGLAIILNDRAALFIDGRYTIQARSQIDTALLELRHVIDEPPTEWLRSNLKRDQRIGYDPWLLTLDQVDRYAKACMGAGAELVPIEGNLIDRIWDDQPARPAAPVASHPTQFAGRRLAEKQPELKAAIERAGATAAVLTQPDSIAWAFNIRGADIAHTPVTLAFAILSTEGRPQLFISPEKLSEDVRAELEPDIELCRPEDFTDALTRLGREGASVLIDPAWTAHRIVDVLTYAGAKIIRGADPCINPKACKNPIELEGARMAHRRDAVAMARFLAWFDRESPSGALDEITAARALEAFRQDTGALKEISFDTISAAGPNAALPHYRVTTESNRRIRPGEIYLVDSGAQYLDGTTDITRTMIVGEPAAAMRDRFTRVLKGMIAVTLARFPQRTTGAQLDSFARAALWQAGVDFDHGTGHGVGSYLSVHEGPARISKTGTVPLETGMILSNEPGYYKEGEYGIRIENLVVVKTPEPIAGGDRPMHSFETLTLAPIDRRLISVDLLDERELAWLNAYHRRVVEEIGPLLDAETADWLAQATAPL
- a CDS encoding AzlD family protein, whose product is MSLDPDAALAIFAMAAATYLTRIAGLVVLRYVTLTPRVRAALDALPVAVLTAVVTPTLFLTGPAETIAGAITAIAAFRLPLLGTLIVGALAINAARWLIG